In one Macaca fascicularis isolate 582-1 chromosome 6, T2T-MFA8v1.1 genomic region, the following are encoded:
- the SRA1 gene encoding steroid receptor RNA activator 1 isoform X2, protein MAELYVKPGERGRLARALGPRPGLGWGRLRRGVWTLCLPQPQYELSVEFRARFTHPSPPQATRSAAGTTRRSSHTGCRPRPADTGARCSPRGSPHPRMDPPEKQVCDDISRRLALLQEQWAGGKLSIPVKKRMAVLVQELSSHRWDAADDIHRSLMVDYVTEVSQWMVGVKRLIAEKRSLFSEEAANEEKSAATAENHTIPGFQQAP, encoded by the exons ATGGCTGAGCTGTACGTGAAGCCGGGTGAGCGCGGCCGACTGGCTAGGGCACTAGGTCCTCGCCCCGGCCTAGGCTGGGGGCGGTTGCGGCGCGGAGTCTGGACCCTCTGTCTCCCCCAGCCCCAATATGAACTATCAGTGGAGTTCCGGGCTCGCTTCACACATCCCTCGCCTCCGCAGGCAACAAGGAGCGCGGCTGGAACGACCCGCCGCAGTTCTCATACGGGCTGCAGACCCAGGCCAGCGGACACAGGCGCTCGCTGCTCACCAAGAGGGTCGCCGCACCCCAGGATGGATCCCCCAGAG AAGCAGGTATGTGATGACATCAGCCGACGCCTGGCACTGCTGCAGGAACAGTGGGCTGGAGGAAAGTTGTCAATACCTGTAAAGAAGAGAATGGCTGTACTGGTGCAAG AGCTTTCAAGCCATCGGTGGGACGCAGCAGATGACATCCACCGCTCACTCATGGTTGACTATGTGACTGAGGTCAGTCAGTGGATGGTAGGAGTTAAAAGATTAATTGCAGAAAAGAGGAGTCTGTTTTCAGAGGAGGCAGCCAATGAAGAGAAATCTGCAGCCACAGCTGAGAACCACACCATACCAGGCTTCCAGCAGGCTCCATAA
- the SRA1 gene encoding steroid receptor RNA activator 1 isoform X1 — MAELYVKPGNKERGWNDPPQFSYGLQTQASGHRRSLLTKRVAAPQDGSPRVPASETSPGPPPMGPPPPSSKAPRSPPVGSGPASGMEPTSFPVESEALMEDVLRPLEQALEDCRGHTRKQVCDDISRRLALLQEQWAGGKLSIPVKKRMAVLVQELSSHRWDAADDIHRSLMVDYVTEVSQWMVGVKRLIAEKRSLFSEEAANEEKSAATAENHTIPGFQQAP; from the exons ATGGCTGAGCTGTACGTGAAGCCGG GCAACAAGGAGCGCGGCTGGAACGACCCGCCGCAGTTCTCATACGGGCTGCAGACCCAGGCCAGCGGACACAGGCGCTCGCTGCTCACCAAGAGGGTCGCCGCACCCCAGGATGGATCCCCCAGAG TTCCCGCATCAGAGACTTCTCCTGGGCCTCCCCCAATGGGGCCTCCACCTCCTTCAAGTAAGGCTCCCAGGTCCCCACCTGTGGGGAGTGGTCCTGCCTCTGGTATGGAGCCCACAAGTTTCCCAGTCGAGTCTGAGGCTCTGATGGAGGATGTGCTGAGACCTTTGGAACAGGCATTGGAAGACTGCCGTGGCCACACAAGG AAGCAGGTATGTGATGACATCAGCCGACGCCTGGCACTGCTGCAGGAACAGTGGGCTGGAGGAAAGTTGTCAATACCTGTAAAGAAGAGAATGGCTGTACTGGTGCAAG AGCTTTCAAGCCATCGGTGGGACGCAGCAGATGACATCCACCGCTCACTCATGGTTGACTATGTGACTGAGGTCAGTCAGTGGATGGTAGGAGTTAAAAGATTAATTGCAGAAAAGAGGAGTCTGTTTTCAGAGGAGGCAGCCAATGAAGAGAAATCTGCAGCCACAGCTGAGAACCACACCATACCAGGCTTCCAGCAGGCTCCATAA